In Chryseobacterium turcicum, a single window of DNA contains:
- a CDS encoding META domain-containing protein, with the protein MKNILSLLFAIFILNLVLNCSAAKLDNQHYQRQWMLVSLDGFTKEELVKNKAEINLTAPPKDRKIRGTAMMGCNNMFFTLEFKSKNRVEISGLGSTLMACQDMNLETEFSKAFEKMTRYEINGHFLTLYDEKGAQMKFIAADWD; encoded by the coding sequence ATGAAAAACATTTTATCACTTCTTTTTGCCATTTTTATTTTAAATTTAGTTTTAAACTGTTCTGCTGCAAAGTTGGATAATCAGCACTATCAAAGACAATGGATGCTGGTTTCGCTCGATGGCTTTACCAAAGAAGAACTTGTAAAGAATAAAGCAGAAATCAACCTTACGGCTCCCCCAAAAGATAGAAAAATAAGAGGAACCGCGATGATGGGTTGCAATAATATGTTTTTTACTTTAGAATTTAAATCTAAAAACAGAGTAGAAATTTCCGGATTGGGAAGCACATTAATGGCGTGTCAGGACATGAATTTGGAAACAGAATTTTCAAAAGCTTTCGAAAAAATGACTCGTTACGAGATTAATGGTCATTTTCTTACCCTTTATGATGAGAAAGGAGCTCAGATGAAGTTTATTGCCGCAGATTGGGATTAA
- a CDS encoding YifB family Mg chelatase-like AAA ATPase, with translation MLIKIYGSAIHGVSAQTITIEVNVDTGGVGYHLVGLPDNAIKESSYRISAALKNCGYKIPGKKVTINMAPADLRKEGAAYDLSIAIGILIASDQILGKNVQDYIIMGELSLDGSLQPIRGILPIAIQAREEGFKGIILPKQNTREAAIVNNLDVYGVENIKEVIDFFNEGKPLEKVVLDTRKEFQEKINQFPFDFSEVKGQETAKRAMEVAAAGGHNIILIGPPGSGKTMLAKRVPSILPPLTLKEALETTKIHSVAGKMGTETSLMTVRPFRSPHHTISDVALVGGGSYPQPGEISLAHNGVLFLDEMPEFKRTVLEVMRQPLEDREVTISRARFTVNYPSSFMLVASMNPSPSGYFPDDPNNTSSVFEMQRYMNRLSGPLLDRIDIHVEVQKVEFEQLAEKRKGEKSEDIRKRVLIAREIQNERYKDLLISYNAQIGPREVEQFCELDDASFNLIKMAMEKLNLSARAYDRILKVARTIADLEESENILSHHISEAIQYRSLDREFWNV, from the coding sequence ATGCTGATCAAAATTTATGGCAGTGCCATTCATGGTGTTTCCGCACAAACTATAACCATTGAAGTTAACGTAGATACAGGAGGAGTAGGCTATCATTTGGTAGGCCTTCCCGACAATGCTATCAAAGAAAGCAGTTACCGAATTTCTGCAGCACTCAAAAATTGCGGTTATAAAATTCCCGGAAAAAAAGTTACAATTAATATGGCACCTGCAGATTTGCGGAAAGAAGGTGCTGCGTACGATTTGAGTATCGCTATTGGAATTTTAATTGCCTCAGATCAGATTTTGGGTAAAAATGTACAGGATTATATTATTATGGGCGAGCTTTCACTGGACGGAAGCCTGCAACCCATAAGAGGCATACTTCCTATTGCCATTCAGGCTCGTGAAGAAGGATTTAAAGGAATTATTTTACCGAAACAAAATACCAGAGAAGCCGCTATTGTCAATAACCTTGATGTATATGGCGTAGAAAATATTAAAGAAGTTATTGATTTTTTTAATGAAGGAAAGCCTCTTGAGAAAGTCGTTTTAGATACCAGAAAAGAGTTTCAGGAAAAGATTAATCAATTTCCGTTTGATTTTTCTGAAGTGAAAGGCCAGGAAACTGCCAAGAGAGCAATGGAAGTTGCCGCTGCTGGAGGTCATAATATTATTCTTATCGGTCCGCCAGGAAGTGGAAAAACAATGTTGGCAAAAAGAGTTCCGAGTATTTTACCGCCACTTACTTTAAAAGAAGCTTTAGAGACTACAAAAATACATTCCGTTGCCGGAAAAATGGGAACGGAAACTTCTTTGATGACCGTTCGTCCTTTTCGCTCACCTCATCACACAATTTCTGACGTTGCGCTTGTTGGCGGTGGAAGTTACCCGCAACCGGGAGAGATTTCTCTGGCTCATAATGGCGTTTTATTCTTAGATGAAATGCCCGAATTTAAAAGAACCGTTTTAGAAGTAATGCGACAACCACTGGAAGATCGTGAGGTAACAATTTCTAGAGCAAGGTTTACGGTAAATTATCCTTCAAGTTTTATGTTAGTTGCTTCGATGAACCCCAGTCCAAGTGGATATTTTCCAGATGATCCCAATAATACTTCGTCAGTTTTTGAAATGCAACGGTATATGAATCGACTCTCGGGACCGCTTTTAGACAGAATTGATATTCATGTTGAGGTGCAAAAAGTGGAGTTTGAGCAATTGGCTGAAAAAAGGAAAGGCGAAAAAAGTGAAGACATCAGAAAGCGCGTTTTGATTGCTCGCGAGATACAAAACGAAAGGTATAAAGATTTGTTAATCAGTTATAATGCTCAAATTGGCCCACGAGAAGTAGAGCAGTTTTGTGAATTGGATGATGCGTCTTTTAATCTTATCAAAATGGCAATGGAAAAACTGAATCTCTCAGCAAGAGCCTATGATAGAATTTTGAAGGTTGCCCGAACAATTGCCGATTTGGAAGAGTCTGAAAATATTTTATCCCATCATATTTCTGAAGCAATACAATACCGAAGCCTCGATCGAGAGTTTTGGAATGTTTGA
- a CDS encoding GLPGLI family protein: protein MKYKILILLIFNCLILSAQNNKAELEVTYYFKIISDSLNRNSFIESEMILLCNSEKSIYYNPAMAYYYEYLKDFAKKIDLKNLNVNTNRPAIPKVRHNIWKEGSKVTASIPIGMYFYKFNEPNLKWELINEKKIIHDAECNLAKVNTENDVFYAWYNPQIPFFEGPFRFKGLPGLILEVYNENKTIEFTVRSIKKSDRDIEKMASVATIEVQDKKVFFKARDKWLKYPFDNAVSKEREKQGIEEVKKLNVFLD, encoded by the coding sequence GTGAAATATAAAATATTAATATTATTAATTTTTAATTGTTTAATCTTATCTGCACAAAACAATAAAGCAGAGCTGGAGGTAACATACTATTTTAAAATAATTTCTGATTCATTAAACAGAAACAGCTTTATAGAATCTGAAATGATACTACTTTGTAATTCTGAAAAATCGATATATTATAATCCTGCAATGGCTTATTATTATGAATACTTAAAAGATTTTGCGAAAAAAATTGATTTAAAAAATCTCAATGTTAACACAAATAGGCCTGCAATTCCTAAAGTAAGACATAATATATGGAAAGAAGGTTCTAAAGTGACGGCTTCAATTCCTATTGGAATGTATTTTTATAAATTTAATGAGCCAAATCTAAAATGGGAATTGATAAATGAGAAAAAAATAATACACGATGCGGAATGTAATTTAGCTAAAGTGAATACAGAAAATGATGTGTTTTATGCGTGGTATAATCCCCAAATTCCTTTTTTTGAAGGACCATTTAGATTTAAAGGTTTACCCGGTTTAATACTGGAAGTTTATAATGAAAATAAAACAATTGAATTTACTGTTAGGAGCATTAAAAAATCAGATAGGGATATTGAAAAGATGGCTTCTGTTGCTACAATTGAAGTCCAAGATAAGAAAGTGTTTTTCAAAGCCCGTGATAAATGGTTGAAATACCCTTTTGACAATGCAGTGAGTAAAGAACGTGAAAAACAGGGAATTGAAGAAGTTAAAAAACTGAATGTTTTTCTTGATTAA
- a CDS encoding S46 family peptidase — translation MKRIFLLFTFLLGFAQMRADEGMWLLMLVKRLNGVDMQKEGLRLTPEEIYSVNNSSLKDAIVSFGGFCTGEIVSDKGLIFTNHHCGFGAIAAASTPEKDYLKNGFWAMNQKDEFNSKDLYVRFLVRMDDATQRINSKLNNNMSAAERKAVIDAETKAIQTENSENGKYTVVVRDFFNGNEFYFFVYQDYKDVRLVGAPPSALGKFGGDTDNWEWPRHTADFAIFRVYADAAGNPSEFKPTNVPLKPKHSLPVSLKGIKPGDFSMILGYPGRTNRYLTSYGIEQMVTKDYPAWVETSKMAMDIMKKYMDKDKTTQLGYASQYASVANYWKNRQGTIDAVEKNGTITDKRELEKKFNDWSMQPGNEMYDDVLETIQNYYSQVSNRNVERNYASLLMRNAKYIALANSLAPALDAYAKQDMAGRLAMKAKLETAIKDAYDNINTNLEGEMLNSLVNLYQTRVKSDVASPTLMALDAKNLSGLAFSSLFANKTSVTNYIMNPDRLKLDADPLLKIARGIIADQKASSDKYVLLDDSFAKNNRLFLAGLMKAMPEKKFYPDANSTMRLTYGQIDTLPVRDDRNYFGVTDNYYTTMEGLVGKYKAGDEEFDLPQRVIALQNAKDYGQYADKAGYLPLNFLSNNDITGGNSGSPVIDGDGNLIGIAFDGNSEALSGDIVFENEWQKTISVDIRFVLWTIDKYAGARRIVDELKLVRDENTPADTGKSKIKTAAPAKKKK, via the coding sequence ATGAAAAGAATATTTTTACTATTCACTTTCTTATTAGGTTTTGCTCAAATGAGGGCAGATGAGGGAATGTGGCTATTGATGCTTGTCAAGAGACTTAATGGTGTAGACATGCAAAAAGAGGGTCTTCGTTTGACTCCAGAAGAGATTTATTCTGTCAACAACTCTAGCTTAAAAGATGCTATCGTAAGCTTTGGAGGTTTTTGTACAGGAGAAATTGTTTCAGACAAAGGTTTGATTTTTACTAATCACCACTGTGGTTTTGGCGCTATTGCAGCTGCTTCAACTCCTGAAAAAGATTACCTGAAAAATGGTTTCTGGGCAATGAATCAGAAAGATGAGTTTAATTCTAAAGATCTTTATGTAAGATTTTTGGTAAGAATGGATGATGCTACGCAGAGAATCAATTCTAAATTAAACAACAATATGTCTGCAGCTGAAAGAAAAGCTGTAATTGATGCTGAGACAAAAGCAATACAAACAGAAAATTCTGAAAACGGAAAATATACAGTTGTTGTAAGAGACTTCTTCAACGGAAATGAGTTTTATTTCTTCGTTTATCAAGATTACAAAGATGTAAGATTAGTAGGTGCACCTCCTTCTGCATTAGGTAAATTTGGTGGCGATACAGACAACTGGGAATGGCCGAGACATACTGCTGACTTTGCAATCTTCAGAGTATATGCTGATGCTGCAGGAAATCCTTCAGAATTTAAACCTACCAACGTTCCTTTAAAGCCTAAACATTCGTTACCGGTTTCTCTTAAAGGAATCAAACCTGGAGATTTCTCAATGATTTTAGGATACCCAGGAAGAACAAACCGTTACTTAACTTCTTACGGAATTGAGCAAATGGTCACTAAAGATTATCCGGCTTGGGTAGAGACTTCTAAAATGGCGATGGACATTATGAAGAAGTACATGGATAAAGATAAGACAACTCAATTAGGATACGCTTCTCAATATGCTTCTGTTGCCAACTACTGGAAAAACAGACAAGGAACAATTGATGCTGTTGAAAAAAACGGTACAATTACTGACAAAAGAGAACTTGAGAAAAAATTCAATGACTGGTCAATGCAACCAGGAAATGAAATGTATGATGATGTTTTAGAAACAATTCAAAACTATTACTCTCAGGTTTCAAACAGAAATGTAGAAAGAAACTACGCTTCTCTATTGATGAGAAATGCTAAGTATATCGCTCTTGCAAACAGCCTAGCTCCTGCATTAGACGCTTATGCAAAACAAGATATGGCAGGAAGATTGGCAATGAAAGCTAAATTGGAAACCGCTATAAAAGATGCATATGATAACATCAACACTAATCTTGAAGGAGAAATGTTGAACTCTTTGGTAAATCTTTACCAAACAAGAGTAAAATCTGATGTAGCTTCTCCAACGCTTATGGCTTTGGATGCTAAAAACTTATCAGGTCTTGCATTTTCGTCTCTATTTGCTAACAAAACTTCTGTGACGAATTATATTATGAATCCTGATCGTTTGAAATTGGATGCAGATCCTCTTTTGAAAATAGCTAGAGGAATTATTGCAGATCAAAAAGCATCAAGCGATAAATATGTATTGTTAGATGACAGCTTTGCTAAAAACAACCGTCTTTTCTTAGCTGGTTTAATGAAAGCTATGCCTGAGAAAAAATTCTATCCGGATGCAAACTCTACCATGAGACTTACTTACGGACAAATCGATACCTTACCTGTAAGAGACGACAGAAACTACTTTGGAGTGACTGATAACTATTACACAACAATGGAAGGTTTAGTAGGTAAATACAAAGCTGGTGACGAAGAGTTTGATCTTCCTCAAAGAGTCATTGCACTTCAAAATGCTAAAGACTACGGTCAATATGCAGATAAAGCAGGTTACCTTCCTTTAAACTTCCTTTCAAACAATGATATTACAGGTGGAAACTCTGGTTCTCCGGTAATTGATGGAGACGGTAACCTTATCGGTATCGCGTTTGACGGAAACAGCGAAGCATTAAGCGGAGACATCGTTTTTGAAAACGAATGGCAGAAAACAATCAGTGTAGATATCCGTTTTGTTCTTTGGACAATCGACAAATATGCTGGTGCAAGAAGAATTGTAGACGAACTAAAATTAGTAAGAGACGAAAATACTCCTGCTGATACTGGTAAATCTAAAATTAAAACTGCAGCTCCTGCAAAAAAGAAAAAATAA
- a CDS encoding NAD-dependent epimerase/dehydratase family protein, which produces MKQTVLITGGSSFIAQHLIKILNEKYNVKLLTRAPKKENEYQWDLENWTMDEKALDDVDYIVHLSGSKLNDGTPLTNERKKLVYDTRIGAANFLREKLKSRNQKLKAFVSASAIGYYGFTDKALEIDENGERGHGFSADLSEDWEKAADQFKADEVADHVSKIRVSLVLGNDGGIFPVYMNMVKSDPQVAAQPNPGAFPWNHVEDMAGIFAFAVEHNLDGVYNSVAPQPASMQDIFKAIANEVANTHYSISAFQGQHLVSHKIMDKGYVFKYPNIEKAVKNIIASSK; this is translated from the coding sequence ATGAAACAAACAGTATTAATAACAGGAGGGAGCAGCTTTATTGCGCAACATCTTATTAAAATTTTAAATGAAAAATACAATGTGAAGCTATTGACGAGGGCTCCTAAAAAAGAAAATGAGTATCAATGGGATTTAGAAAATTGGACGATGGATGAAAAAGCTTTAGATGATGTAGATTACATTGTGCATCTTTCCGGTTCAAAGCTAAATGATGGAACACCTTTAACAAATGAAAGGAAAAAGTTAGTTTATGATACCCGAATCGGGGCTGCAAATTTTTTAAGAGAGAAATTAAAAAGTAGAAATCAAAAACTGAAAGCGTTTGTTTCAGCTTCTGCAATAGGTTATTATGGATTTACCGATAAGGCTTTAGAGATAGATGAAAACGGAGAAAGAGGCCATGGTTTTAGTGCTGATCTTTCTGAAGATTGGGAGAAAGCAGCTGATCAGTTTAAAGCAGATGAGGTTGCCGATCACGTTTCCAAGATAAGAGTGTCGTTGGTTTTGGGTAATGATGGAGGAATTTTCCCGGTGTATATGAATATGGTAAAATCTGATCCACAGGTTGCGGCTCAACCCAATCCAGGAGCTTTTCCTTGGAATCATGTGGAAGATATGGCGGGAATATTTGCTTTTGCAGTAGAACATAATTTAGATGGTGTTTACAATTCTGTGGCGCCACAGCCTGCTTCTATGCAAGATATATTTAAAGCTATAGCAAATGAGGTTGCGAATACCCATTATAGTATATCAGCTTTTCAGGGGCAGCACTTGGTATCTCATAAAATAATGGACAAAGGATATGTTTTTAAATATCCAAATATTGAAAAAGCGGTAAAGAACATTATTGCTTCATCAAAATAA
- a CDS encoding multicopper oxidase domain-containing protein, producing the protein MIDKIISNMLKTKYIVLGILFSFFFTKAQEHSVHNAQNKPTVPSENKKALPFPEKRITEGKTVTYHLYVKDTLVNFTGKMKRAIAVNGQIPMPTLTFTEGDTAEIIVHNLMDEETSLHWHGLMLPNKEDGVPMLTQMGIKPHSTYTYKFPIIQNGTHWYHSHSGLQEQIGMYGSMILKKRNDDPTFRKGIDDIPAIPLILSEWTDLNPKNVHRMLHNANDWFGIKKKSTQSYWEAIKEGHFGTKVTNEWKRMLAMDVSDIYYDKFLINGSSEQQLSQFKAGDRVRLRISNGGASSYFWINYAGGKIEVVANDGNDVEPLMVDRLIIGVSETYDIVVTIPEKNTSYELLVTPEDRTKSTSIYIGEGVKQLHAPLPKLKYFEGMKMMNDMMKMNGDMKDMGMAMSLQKMDMNSVMYPEITGEKEKDSQKMEKNKDMKMDHSAHSTGNNDIVTLNYNMLKSPYDTSLPKKESVKNITLTLTGNMNRYVWSMDNKVLSEVDKIQVEKGEILRIKLVNNSMMRHPMHLHGFDFRVLNDNGSQSPLKNVLDIMPMETDIIEFAANTEGDWFFHCHILYHMMAGMNRVVAVGDYKNPEIPDKEKAYKMLQNESNEWHLMAENDFATNGNDGQAMLQNARWSIGTEWRLGYNSMHGFETETHIGRYIGKMQWLMPFVGFDWRYRNSHGSGEIEKNLFGQKNKKDQRAALSVGVLYTLPMLIDFQAEVFTDGIVRLQLRREDIPLTQRLRGAFSVNTDKEYMLGLKYIVTRNASLSTHYDSDMGFGAGITLVY; encoded by the coding sequence ATGATAGATAAAATAATAAGTAATATGCTAAAAACTAAATATATAGTTCTCGGAATTTTGTTTTCTTTTTTCTTTACGAAAGCACAGGAACATTCTGTACATAATGCTCAGAATAAACCAACTGTGCCTTCTGAAAACAAAAAAGCTCTTCCTTTTCCTGAGAAAAGAATTACGGAAGGTAAAACGGTAACCTATCATTTATATGTAAAAGACACGTTAGTCAATTTTACAGGGAAAATGAAAAGAGCAATTGCTGTGAATGGCCAGATTCCGATGCCTACACTTACATTTACAGAAGGTGATACGGCAGAAATTATTGTACATAACCTGATGGATGAAGAAACGTCTTTGCATTGGCACGGATTGATGCTTCCCAACAAAGAAGATGGTGTTCCCATGCTTACTCAAATGGGTATTAAACCACATTCTACTTACACGTATAAATTTCCGATTATTCAGAACGGTACCCATTGGTATCACTCGCATTCAGGGCTGCAGGAGCAAATCGGAATGTATGGGTCGATGATTTTGAAAAAAAGAAATGATGACCCTACTTTCAGAAAAGGGATTGATGATATCCCTGCGATTCCCTTGATTCTAAGCGAATGGACAGATTTGAACCCTAAAAATGTACACAGAATGCTTCATAATGCCAATGATTGGTTTGGGATAAAGAAAAAAAGCACTCAAAGTTATTGGGAAGCCATAAAAGAAGGGCATTTCGGAACTAAAGTAACCAATGAATGGAAACGGATGCTTGCAATGGACGTAAGCGATATTTATTATGATAAATTTTTAATTAACGGAAGTTCTGAGCAGCAATTATCTCAATTTAAGGCGGGAGATAGAGTGCGACTTCGAATTTCCAATGGTGGAGCTTCTTCTTATTTCTGGATTAATTATGCCGGAGGAAAGATAGAAGTTGTGGCAAACGATGGTAACGATGTAGAGCCACTGATGGTAGACAGACTGATTATTGGTGTTTCCGAAACTTACGATATTGTGGTAACCATTCCCGAAAAAAATACATCTTACGAACTTTTGGTAACTCCTGAAGACAGAACTAAATCTACATCCATTTACATTGGAGAAGGAGTAAAGCAGCTTCACGCGCCGCTTCCTAAACTTAAATATTTTGAAGGAATGAAAATGATGAACGATATGATGAAGATGAATGGAGATATGAAAGATATGGGGATGGCAATGAGCCTTCAGAAAATGGATATGAATTCGGTAATGTACCCAGAAATCACAGGTGAGAAAGAAAAGGATTCTCAAAAAATGGAGAAGAATAAAGACATGAAGATGGACCATTCTGCACATAGTACAGGAAATAATGATATCGTGACTTTAAACTATAATATGCTTAAATCTCCTTATGATACTTCATTACCGAAAAAAGAGTCGGTAAAAAATATTACATTAACTCTTACGGGAAATATGAACCGATATGTATGGAGTATGGATAATAAAGTTCTCTCTGAAGTAGATAAAATACAGGTTGAAAAAGGTGAAATTCTAAGAATAAAATTGGTCAACAACTCTATGATGAGACACCCGATGCATTTGCACGGATTTGATTTTCGAGTACTCAACGACAATGGCTCTCAATCTCCATTGAAAAATGTATTAGATATTATGCCTATGGAAACAGATATCATAGAATTTGCTGCCAATACCGAAGGAGACTGGTTTTTTCACTGTCATATTTTGTACCACATGATGGCAGGGATGAATAGAGTTGTAGCAGTAGGAGATTACAAAAACCCAGAAATTCCGGATAAAGAAAAAGCATATAAAATGCTCCAGAACGAAAGCAACGAGTGGCATCTTATGGCAGAAAATGATTTTGCAACCAATGGAAACGATGGCCAGGCAATGTTACAAAATGCAAGATGGAGTATCGGTACAGAATGGAGATTAGGCTACAACAGTATGCACGGTTTTGAAACAGAAACGCATATTGGTCGATATATAGGGAAAATGCAGTGGTTGATGCCTTTTGTGGGCTTCGATTGGAGATACAGAAACTCTCACGGTTCTGGTGAAATAGAGAAAAATCTTTTTGGGCAGAAAAATAAAAAAGACCAAAGAGCTGCTTTAAGTGTCGGGGTATTATACACTTTGCCGATGCTCATTGATTTTCAGGCTGAGGTTTTCACAGACGGAATTGTGAGACTGCAATTAAGAAGAGAAGATATTCCTCTTACTCAAAGATTGCGTGGAGCCTTTTCGGTTAATACTGATAAAGAATATATGCTCGGTTTAAAGTATATCGTGACCCGAAACGCATCCTTATCTACTCATTATGATAGCGATATGGGATTTGGAGCTGGAATAACACTGGTGTACTAA
- a CDS encoding spondin domain-containing protein has product MKKNILKMTTLGIGLVSIFGLSSCDDNEMMMESSMEKTITFENIVAPKDFVESGSFQGINTPVIMPGESVSVKFSAGKAQSLMFATMYGASKDWFFASKQPGIKLFDTTGNAITGDVSSEVLLWDNGTKDNTTGTAQSNPIAQVPSVNASQLVKLNLSYDIVKSEFTLMITNTSGGTANETPLSPGVWAVSNYNGSQLLNSAPFFTPNALSNPEITDIAQMGDITKMVTKLNANTGIMTGLSPALVVVYRGDKNPISELGQLDSGNGLKEVAQSGNVTKLQNTLKSLPNVKGVYIAGNAPVAPGNKVMTNFSYTLGDKIAYVTMFGFSNDWFYANELNIDANTTGDLTSKTSLFDSGTGVNQYPGAGNRQALFGGTPQAESIVISKVGTLYPLPAVKDVIKVTIN; this is encoded by the coding sequence ATGAAAAAGAACATTTTAAAAATGACAACGCTCGGAATTGGGCTGGTATCAATTTTCGGACTTTCATCTTGTGATGATAATGAAATGATGATGGAAAGCTCTATGGAAAAAACAATTACTTTTGAAAATATTGTCGCTCCAAAAGATTTTGTAGAAAGTGGTAGTTTTCAGGGAATCAATACTCCTGTTATAATGCCTGGAGAATCTGTCTCCGTTAAATTCAGTGCAGGAAAAGCACAGTCTCTGATGTTTGCAACCATGTATGGTGCATCCAAAGATTGGTTCTTTGCTTCAAAACAACCAGGTATAAAATTATTTGACACCACTGGAAATGCCATTACAGGAGATGTTTCTTCAGAAGTTTTATTATGGGACAACGGCACAAAAGACAATACAACAGGAACTGCTCAGAGCAATCCTATCGCTCAGGTTCCAAGTGTGAATGCCTCTCAATTGGTCAAGCTAAATCTCAGTTATGACATTGTGAAATCTGAATTTACATTAATGATAACAAACACATCAGGCGGAACAGCCAATGAAACACCTCTTTCTCCGGGAGTTTGGGCAGTTTCCAACTACAATGGCTCTCAATTGCTTAATTCGGCTCCGTTTTTCACACCAAACGCATTATCAAATCCTGAAATTACAGACATCGCTCAAATGGGTGATATCACAAAGATGGTAACAAAACTTAATGCAAATACAGGAATTATGACTGGTCTTTCTCCTGCTTTAGTCGTGGTATATCGCGGAGATAAAAATCCTATTTCTGAATTAGGGCAATTAGATTCAGGGAACGGATTAAAAGAAGTTGCTCAATCTGGAAATGTAACAAAACTTCAAAACACATTAAAATCTTTACCTAATGTAAAAGGAGTTTATATCGCAGGAAACGCTCCTGTAGCACCCGGAAACAAAGTGATGACCAATTTTTCATATACATTGGGAGATAAAATAGCCTACGTCACCATGTTTGGTTTTTCTAACGATTGGTTTTATGCTAACGAACTGAATATTGACGCCAATACCACAGGTGATTTAACATCAAAAACTTCTTTGTTTGATTCGGGAACCGGTGTTAATCAATATCCTGGAGCAGGAAACCGTCAAGCTTTATTCGGAGGAACTCCACAAGCAGAAAGTATTGTTATTTCTAAAGTTGGAACTCTATATCCTCTACCAGCGGTAAAAGATGTAATAAAAGTAACGATAAACTAA
- the hflX gene encoding GTPase HflX, with the protein MLEKKQHNYEKAVLVGVVTQNQDEDKLQEYMDELEFLAYTAGATIDRRFTQKLTQPDSKTFVGSGKAQEIKEYVKENGIGTIIFDDELSPSQLKNLEREIEVKILDRTNLILDIFAQRAQTSYARTQVELAQYQYLLPRLSKMWSHLDKQKGGIGMRGPGETEIETDRRIIRDRISLLKDKLKVIDKQMATQRNNRGKVVRTALVGYTNVGKSTLMNAISKSDVFAEDKLFATLDTTVRKVVIGNLPFLLTDTVGFIRKLPTQLVESFKSTLDEVREADLLIHVVDISHESFEDHIESVNHILMEINAHQKPMIMVFNKIDDFSYEKKDEDDLTPGSNKNVSLDEWKKTWMAKSKHPAVFISALKKENFPEMKRLIYDEVMKIHISRFPYNDFLFEYFDNEEDEASETED; encoded by the coding sequence ATGCTAGAAAAAAAACAACATAATTACGAAAAGGCAGTTTTGGTGGGCGTTGTCACCCAAAATCAGGATGAAGATAAGTTGCAGGAATATATGGACGAGCTGGAGTTTTTGGCCTACACAGCAGGCGCTACGATAGACAGACGTTTTACTCAGAAATTAACTCAGCCCGATTCTAAAACTTTTGTAGGAAGCGGAAAAGCGCAAGAAATAAAAGAATATGTAAAGGAAAATGGGATTGGAACCATTATTTTTGATGATGAATTATCACCTTCTCAGCTTAAAAATCTTGAAAGAGAAATTGAAGTGAAAATTCTAGACAGAACCAATCTTATCCTTGATATTTTTGCACAAAGAGCACAAACTTCTTATGCAAGAACGCAGGTAGAATTAGCCCAATACCAATATTTGCTGCCGAGATTAAGTAAAATGTGGTCTCACTTAGATAAGCAAAAAGGGGGAATCGGAATGCGTGGTCCCGGTGAAACGGAAATTGAAACCGATAGAAGGATTATTCGTGACAGAATATCTTTATTGAAAGATAAGCTGAAAGTTATCGACAAACAAATGGCAACTCAGCGAAACAATCGTGGGAAAGTCGTTCGTACTGCTTTGGTAGGGTATACCAACGTAGGAAAGTCAACATTGATGAATGCTATTTCTAAATCGGATGTATTTGCTGAAGATAAGCTGTTTGCAACGCTAGATACAACGGTAAGAAAAGTAGTAATCGGTAATTTACCTTTCCTTTTAACAGATACCGTTGGTTTCATCAGAAAATTACCGACACAGCTGGTAGAATCTTTCAAATCTACTTTGGATGAAGTGCGTGAAGCAGATCTTCTGATTCATGTGGTTGATATTTCGCACGAAAGCTTTGAAGATCATATTGAATCTGTGAATCATATTTTAATGGAAATCAATGCGCATCAGAAACCAATGATTATGGTTTTTAACAAGATTGATGATTTCAGCTACGAGAAAAAAGACGAAGACGATCTTACGCCAGGTTCTAATAAAAATGTTTCTCTTGACGAATGGAAGAAGACATGGATGGCAAAATCTAAACATCCTGCGGTTTTCATTTCTGCACTTAAGAAAGAAAATTTCCCTGAAATGAAAAGGCTGATTTATGATGAAGTAATGAAAATTCATATTTCAAGATTTCCATACAATGATTTTCTTTTTGAATATTTCGATAATGAAGAAGACGAAGCCTCTGAAACAGAAGATTAA